In Paenibacillus sp. FSL M7-0420, a single genomic region encodes these proteins:
- a CDS encoding extracellular solute-binding protein: protein MNKWKSVMLPLAAAAILVSGCSGGNNNNASPAATAAPGGESGAATAGAKQAHTFTALLDNNATFPYSKDWPVWGWIKDQTGVTLEVQTPSGKLAEALNLAVASNALPDLMYMPNRKESNKFGQQGALVDLMEYMDKLPNLTAWMKQYPDEAKAALSADGKMFMFPNQGFGETNRMIWMYRQDVFEKEGIQAPKTYDELHTALKTLKTKYPDSYPLSLRYGQIPDEMNTNMTVNYGTGEGAYYDFDTKEWRYGPTEDSYKEMVGMWKQFYDEGLIPPDFLSLQTKQWQDMVSTGKSFVTVDYISRVDFFNNAMRKENPEFNMQFLAPPAGLEGGKQLNPYFHYMEGGLTVASTSKNIEDIMAYMDFFYSEDGRTLSSWGVEGETYVKEGDTIKFKPEYTDVIEMRKQTGLQTSGTYTWIDFNAHLSLFSDDLKHAYEEAVKYDPANMQPRPAFTEKENEVISITGQAIKKHRDESFAKFVTGSRKLADWDKYVEEINNLGVDKLLATYKEAYDRVQNIQLGSK from the coding sequence ATGAACAAATGGAAGTCTGTAATGCTGCCCCTCGCGGCAGCGGCAATACTGGTGAGCGGCTGCAGCGGGGGCAATAACAATAATGCCTCACCTGCTGCCACAGCTGCACCGGGCGGAGAATCTGGAGCTGCCACTGCGGGAGCGAAGCAGGCCCACACCTTCACCGCCCTGCTGGACAACAACGCCACCTTCCCTTATTCCAAGGACTGGCCGGTCTGGGGCTGGATCAAGGATCAGACCGGCGTCACGCTGGAGGTGCAGACACCTTCCGGGAAGCTGGCTGAAGCGTTGAACCTGGCGGTGGCTTCCAATGCGCTGCCGGATCTGATGTATATGCCCAACCGCAAGGAATCGAACAAATTCGGCCAGCAAGGCGCACTCGTAGACCTGATGGAATACATGGACAAGCTGCCGAATCTGACCGCCTGGATGAAGCAATACCCGGATGAGGCGAAGGCCGCACTCTCCGCTGACGGCAAAATGTTTATGTTCCCGAACCAGGGCTTCGGAGAGACGAACCGGATGATCTGGATGTACCGCCAGGATGTTTTTGAGAAGGAGGGCATTCAGGCCCCCAAGACTTATGATGAGCTGCATACGGCTCTGAAGACGCTCAAGACGAAATACCCGGACAGCTACCCGCTGTCGCTCCGTTACGGACAGATCCCCGATGAGATGAACACGAATATGACGGTCAACTATGGAACAGGCGAAGGGGCGTACTACGATTTTGATACAAAAGAATGGCGCTATGGGCCGACAGAGGACAGCTACAAGGAAATGGTCGGCATGTGGAAGCAGTTCTACGATGAAGGGCTGATTCCGCCGGACTTCCTCTCGCTGCAGACCAAGCAGTGGCAGGACATGGTGTCTACCGGCAAGTCTTTTGTAACCGTGGATTATATCAGCCGTGTGGACTTCTTCAATAATGCGATGCGCAAGGAGAATCCTGAATTCAATATGCAGTTCTTGGCTCCTCCCGCAGGGCTTGAGGGCGGCAAACAGCTGAATCCTTACTTCCATTACATGGAGGGCGGTCTGACGGTTGCTTCAACCTCCAAGAATATCGAGGATATCATGGCGTACATGGACTTCTTCTATTCGGAGGACGGCCGGACGCTCAGCAGCTGGGGTGTGGAAGGTGAGACGTATGTGAAGGAAGGCGATACGATCAAGTTCAAGCCGGAATATACTGATGTGATTGAGATGCGGAAGCAGACGGGACTTCAGACCAGCGGAACGTATACGTGGATTGACTTCAACGCCCATCTGTCCCTGTTCTCGGATGACCTGAAGCACGCTTATGAAGAGGCTGTCAAATACGATCCGGCCAACATGCAGCCGCGTCCGGCCTTCACCGAGAAGGAGAATGAAGTCATCTCGATCACCGGACAGGCGATCAAGAAGCACCGCGATGAGAGCTTCGCCAAGTTCGTGACCGGTTCCCGTAAGCTGGCGGACTGGGATAAGTATGTCGAGGAGATTAACAATCTCGGAGTAGACAAGCTGCTGGCGACATATAAGGAAGCTTACGACCGCGTTCAGAATATTCAATTAGGCAGCAAGTAA
- a CDS encoding carbohydrate ABC transporter permease, with amino-acid sequence MRSPRISLFNIVSTFFLLIVVVITLYPFLHMLAVSLSSDINVIKNTVSFWPKGFNVKMYELVLGDPKIWTAYKNTLIYTVLGTLISLVVTSTGAYALSRRDMALRKTFTMLIVVTMFFSGGMIPTFLVVRSLNMVDTVWGMVLPGAVSTWNLILMRTFFSGIPKELEESGRIDGLNDIGIFMRIIIPLSKASFATIALFYAVGMWNNFIYPLLYLRTPDLFPLQVLLRNLVLAGSASSGDVTGIGGDNQVVEESLKYATIMVSTLPILTVYPFVQKYFVKGAMIGAVKG; translated from the coding sequence ATGAGATCACCGAGAATATCCTTGTTTAACATTGTCAGCACGTTCTTTCTGCTGATCGTTGTGGTGATTACGCTCTATCCGTTCCTGCACATGCTGGCGGTGTCTCTGAGCAGCGATATCAATGTCATCAAGAACACGGTCTCATTCTGGCCCAAGGGCTTCAATGTGAAGATGTACGAGCTGGTGCTTGGAGACCCGAAGATCTGGACGGCCTATAAAAACACGCTGATCTACACCGTGCTCGGCACGCTGATCTCGCTGGTGGTTACGTCAACCGGGGCTTACGCGCTCTCCCGCCGGGATATGGCGCTGCGTAAGACCTTCACAATGCTGATCGTCGTGACGATGTTCTTCAGCGGCGGGATGATCCCGACCTTCCTCGTGGTCCGCTCCCTGAATATGGTGGATACCGTATGGGGCATGGTTCTTCCGGGTGCGGTCAGCACCTGGAATCTGATTCTGATGCGCACCTTTTTCTCGGGCATTCCCAAGGAGCTGGAGGAATCCGGGCGCATCGACGGGTTAAATGATATCGGGATATTCATGCGTATCATCATTCCGCTGTCGAAGGCTTCCTTCGCCACTATTGCTTTATTTTACGCAGTGGGCATGTGGAATAACTTCATCTATCCGCTCCTGTATCTGCGCACCCCGGATTTGTTCCCGCTCCAGGTGCTGCTCCGCAATCTGGTGCTGGCTGGAAGCGCAAGCTCGGGGGATGTGACCGGGATCGGGGGAGACAACCAGGTCGTTGAAGAGTCGCTCAAATATGCAACGATTATGGTCTCTACGCTGCCGATACTCACGGTATATCCGTTTGTTCAGAAGTATTTTGTCAAAGGCGCCATGATCGGTGCAGTGAAGGGCTGA
- a CDS encoding HAD hydrolase family protein, with product MKGRYIIEILNRNKIFAFDIDDTIAVNGTVLEGVNALFKYIKSKNHHIVLVTKRTQLESLLILDQLETEVDLISFGGKLITDTTQMKLWACHEVLDIRTLSHLREKEIVVLQGPDGWSVADNRMLPLAKMILGLPLHMKRRWDENFPVYRVIVRGRLEQESCYQIFGDLIKVSYWTSLPLTEIRTRSENKAIGLNAYSAIVNSSDILAVGDDFPDISMFGLANDSITFITSPVEVRAAASIVANHFTDIAEYIHGLIGK from the coding sequence ATGAAAGGGAGATATATTATAGAAATATTAAATAGGAATAAAATTTTTGCATTTGATATAGATGATACTATAGCTGTCAATGGAACGGTGCTAGAAGGTGTTAACGCGTTGTTCAAGTATATTAAATCAAAAAATCATCACATCGTATTAGTAACAAAACGTACCCAGCTTGAATCATTATTGATATTGGACCAATTGGAAACTGAGGTAGACCTAATTAGCTTTGGTGGAAAATTAATCACCGACACTACCCAAATGAAGCTGTGGGCATGTCATGAAGTATTGGATATTCGAACACTTTCACATTTACGGGAAAAAGAAATTGTCGTTCTTCAAGGGCCAGATGGCTGGAGTGTCGCCGATAACAGGATGCTGCCGCTTGCAAAGATGATCCTCGGGTTGCCTCTGCATATGAAACGACGGTGGGACGAGAATTTCCCAGTATATCGAGTGATAGTGAGGGGACGATTGGAACAAGAATCATGTTATCAAATATTTGGCGACCTTATCAAAGTCAGCTACTGGACCTCGCTTCCATTAACCGAAATACGAACAAGGAGCGAAAACAAAGCAATTGGGCTGAATGCCTATTCCGCAATCGTTAATAGCTCAGATATACTTGCTGTCGGTGATGACTTTCCTGATATAAGCATGTTTGGATTAGCAAATGACAGTATCACTTTTATTACTTCGCCAGTTGAAGTAAGAGCTGCAGCTTCAATCGTAGCAAATCACTTTACGGACATAGCAGAGTACATCCACGGTCTTATCGGTAAATAA
- a CDS encoding sugar phosphate isomerase/epimerase family protein has product MSEHIGLSLMGLRFDFPYAGLGIASLIRNVNKLGFEEIEIPIITDELQMATIAQTVKVTGVHVCAIHAEKNLMQTSPKSLNDKVEATVRFAAALDSNLIVLHPAPEWPSHDQIETLARGFAKYKLAIENTNSVAVEWVKILSEYIECGIALDISHARYLGQPIDYYFTANVFHTHIRGYNSCERYTRIGPSDHEAIFELLYKEKQGLYKGALMLEYPYISLDDACDDKDVLTQLRKLVFE; this is encoded by the coding sequence TTGTCGGAGCATATTGGATTGTCTCTTATGGGGCTAAGATTCGATTTTCCTTATGCAGGTTTAGGCATCGCATCTCTGATCCGGAATGTAAATAAATTGGGATTCGAAGAAATCGAGATCCCTATTATAACTGATGAATTACAAATGGCAACCATCGCTCAGACAGTGAAGGTTACGGGTGTGCATGTGTGTGCAATTCATGCAGAAAAAAACCTGATGCAGACGTCTCCGAAATCTTTGAACGATAAAGTAGAAGCAACGGTACGCTTTGCAGCAGCACTGGATTCCAACCTGATCGTGCTGCATCCAGCGCCTGAATGGCCGAGTCATGATCAGATAGAGACGCTCGCGAGAGGGTTTGCCAAATATAAGCTTGCAATCGAAAATACAAATTCAGTCGCTGTGGAATGGGTTAAAATCCTGAGCGAATATATAGAATGTGGCATAGCATTGGATATTTCTCACGCCAGATATTTGGGGCAGCCCATAGACTACTATTTCACTGCTAACGTATTCCATACGCACATCAGAGGATACAATTCTTGCGAAAGATATACTAGGATAGGTCCCTCTGATCACGAAGCAATCTTTGAACTACTTTACAAGGAAAAACAAGGCCTTTACAAAGGAGCGCTCATGCTGGAATATCCTTATATTTCATTGGACGATGCTTGTGATGATAAAGATGTGCTAACTCAGTTAAGGAAGTTGGTATTCGAATGA
- a CDS encoding Sir2 family NAD-dependent protein deacetylase, with the protein MIWSYQLATGGYLTLCVEEHKSGFMLDVAYADLQKQLSNMNLNNYLNHNRQRVVVKYGCSISAPYFSICEEKIESGRLPRLGDTEMLWRLISCSKEELVFYTGAGISRASGIWGTKELLDQLYIKDLPVLTRICIEEPKVIMTRFMMFLWRIKFAKPTAAHLALARLLDRYNNNVVVTENIDMLHQKSGVKAHLALGNKKLYSLRPKHVITLGLSCPAEVGLLQFWKLNGVTIHCVAMEPPECLHLVDYLYLQDVQQLLPKWERDMEEKRI; encoded by the coding sequence ATGATATGGAGTTACCAGCTCGCTACAGGAGGTTATTTGACACTTTGTGTTGAGGAGCACAAATCTGGATTCATGCTCGATGTCGCTTATGCCGATCTACAAAAACAATTATCAAACATGAATCTGAATAATTACCTAAACCATAATAGACAGCGGGTGGTTGTAAAATACGGCTGTTCCATATCCGCTCCTTACTTTAGCATATGTGAAGAGAAGATAGAGTCGGGTAGACTTCCAAGACTAGGAGATACTGAGATGCTTTGGCGTCTCATCTCCTGCTCCAAGGAAGAATTGGTATTCTACACAGGAGCTGGAATCTCCAGAGCTTCAGGTATCTGGGGAACAAAGGAGCTACTCGATCAATTGTATATCAAAGATCTTCCGGTATTAACTAGAATCTGTATAGAAGAACCAAAAGTTATTATGACGCGCTTTATGATGTTTCTTTGGAGAATAAAGTTTGCAAAACCAACGGCGGCTCATCTAGCATTGGCTCGACTGCTGGACCGATACAATAACAATGTAGTTGTTACAGAAAATATAGATATGCTCCATCAAAAAAGCGGCGTAAAAGCCCATCTGGCCTTAGGTAACAAAAAACTTTATTCGCTGCGGCCAAAGCATGTAATCACCTTAGGCCTATCGTGTCCAGCAGAGGTCGGCCTACTTCAGTTCTGGAAATTGAATGGTGTAACAATTCATTGCGTAGCCATGGAACCTCCAGAATGTTTGCATTTGGTAGACTACTTATATCTACAAGACGTTCAACAATTGCTTCCTAAGTGGGAGCGTGATATGGAGGAGAAGCGGATTTGA
- a CDS encoding radical SAM/SPASM domain-containing protein codes for MRKTDEALKLGRQVWLSSRYAGAPAKPNKIVVKLTRDCNLRCTYCYVSGGASKEQITTEIVEQFFDQVAENNPRVIDCTFHGGEPLMAGQILKDIVHILEHKPYSARVQFSIQTNGTLITKAWAEYFKEKKFSVGISIDGPKEVNDQSRIYEKGNGSFEQTMRGIDRLQEQGVGIGLISVITKKNMMNLIDLLELCKEKGIRAISFLPYFPSGYGAHKEDELKTNNDIYWGQTRKVIDWLVNHNYNHPSSMIYERELASIVKNILIPGNGCYMCASSPCGAGTQHVGLDVDGDIYVCDTFYGLSDYVIGNIGEECLDDILKNPLIEKFTHHSVHTVPKCSKCHINSYCYGGCVAHNVSFYGEDGWNRESHLCSWFMKTIPYLKEQFDKQRIDPTLLSELPDKLAFNKLV; via the coding sequence ATGAGAAAAACAGACGAGGCTCTTAAGCTGGGCCGTCAAGTATGGTTGTCATCGAGATATGCCGGTGCACCTGCGAAGCCCAATAAAATTGTGGTTAAGCTGACGCGTGATTGTAATCTAAGATGCACTTATTGTTATGTTTCTGGAGGTGCCAGTAAAGAACAAATTACTACGGAGATTGTTGAGCAGTTTTTTGATCAGGTAGCTGAGAATAATCCCAGGGTGATAGATTGCACATTTCACGGTGGTGAACCCCTCATGGCAGGGCAAATACTGAAAGATATTGTTCATATTCTTGAACACAAACCTTATTCAGCAAGAGTGCAATTCTCAATTCAGACAAACGGAACGTTGATTACGAAAGCCTGGGCAGAGTATTTCAAAGAAAAAAAGTTTTCAGTTGGAATCAGCATAGACGGCCCGAAAGAGGTAAATGACCAATCACGTATTTATGAAAAAGGTAATGGCTCCTTCGAGCAAACGATGCGAGGCATAGACAGATTACAGGAGCAAGGAGTAGGCATTGGCCTGATCTCCGTAATTACCAAGAAAAACATGATGAATCTTATTGATTTATTGGAACTCTGTAAGGAAAAGGGTATTCGTGCTATTTCTTTTCTTCCTTATTTCCCATCTGGCTATGGAGCTCACAAGGAAGACGAGTTAAAAACAAATAATGATATTTACTGGGGACAAACGAGAAAAGTCATAGATTGGCTAGTCAACCACAATTATAATCACCCGTCTAGCATGATCTATGAGCGAGAACTTGCTTCTATAGTCAAAAATATATTGATTCCGGGGAACGGATGCTATATGTGTGCATCATCACCATGTGGAGCGGGAACACAACATGTTGGACTTGATGTTGACGGCGATATATATGTATGTGATACCTTCTATGGGTTATCCGATTATGTCATAGGCAACATAGGTGAAGAGTGTCTGGATGATATTTTAAAAAATCCATTGATTGAAAAATTCACACATCACAGCGTTCATACAGTGCCCAAATGTAGTAAGTGCCACATAAATAGCTATTGTTACGGAGGATGTGTAGCGCATAATGTATCCTTTTATGGAGAAGACGGCTGGAACAGGGAGTCCCATTTGTGTAGCTGGTTTATGAAAACGATCCCTTATCTGAAAGAACAGTTCGACAAGCAACGGATTGACCCAACACTTTTATCAGAGCTGCCAGATAAGCTTGCATTCAATAAATTAGTGTAA
- a CDS encoding helix-turn-helix transcriptional regulator codes for MKRPLTSQFALSGLFVKLMLSFLSVILLLASFNLFSHLYLSGKVYQEVVRQNEQSLKQTVEGYENHFRLTQNMILALTQSDTWTANLGILSHLKENRRYDILSEVKSDLMTLYGNPFLHIENFILYFKAEDYVLEKEGLSTAADMFGKYYYSGEYPADFWSGQTMDNQYLKVLPAASFTETTMSSTRALGRLMPVMIKAIPYEEVYGIVMLNPQRLEQAYGDAGKNPFYIMDAQDRLLFSTAETELPALEYAVTTSAHERIGDNYYFYQKGAQTGFTYVRVTEVAAIASGLRGMRLLLAVLLAAAVLVSLLFSLLFSYRLNQPLQRLIAAFDRKSGSAPGKVSSVKEFAIIGDRLSSILENNRFIQNDLAHKNSLVRQYAYTHKVKNIPLNASLSELEDALHSERPYASILFKLSFTRLPEEPEKHTLALWQLIQRLFTGEESENVALQPEQDLLLLLLFDPGPQSGILQVLGTLQELLAEERSLYLTIAVSPVYSGETPFTDAYHNLSELLKERRLNGETQIIVEPRASSAKTFHLKVTHGEELHNLLQSGSEEAVFGWIDRQLEQLSNKDAAAEDFRAFAAGVAEQTSKTVMKLNLPELEMGLVAALSGEPFAAFYSTHQYSEWLQELVTPVLAAIRSGSETRDPVISFVLEYLEKHYGEDINLNIVADKLNLTSGYLSSIFKEKTGINFSEYLNTLRIERAKELLMNIDLRIQDIALQVGYQNVNSFIRMFKRASGLTPGEYRKRAGGDNQELGSVAGEE; via the coding sequence ATGAAGAGACCGCTTACCAGCCAATTTGCCCTTAGCGGCCTGTTCGTTAAGCTCATGCTCAGCTTCCTGAGCGTCATCCTGCTGCTGGCTTCATTCAATCTGTTCTCTCATCTATATCTTAGCGGGAAGGTCTATCAGGAGGTGGTCCGGCAGAACGAGCAGAGCCTGAAGCAGACGGTGGAAGGGTACGAGAATCACTTCCGGCTGACGCAGAATATGATTCTGGCGCTGACCCAGTCGGATACGTGGACAGCCAACCTGGGCATTCTCAGCCATCTGAAGGAGAACCGGCGGTATGATATTCTCAGTGAGGTCAAGTCGGATCTGATGACGCTGTACGGGAATCCTTTTCTGCATATTGAGAATTTCATTCTGTACTTCAAGGCGGAGGACTATGTTCTTGAGAAAGAGGGGCTGAGTACCGCGGCCGACATGTTCGGCAAATATTATTACAGCGGGGAGTATCCGGCGGACTTCTGGAGCGGCCAGACTATGGACAACCAGTATCTGAAGGTCCTCCCTGCTGCTTCTTTTACGGAAACAACAATGAGCTCCACGCGTGCGCTCGGGCGGCTGATGCCGGTCATGATCAAGGCGATTCCTTATGAAGAGGTCTACGGCATTGTGATGCTGAATCCGCAGCGGCTGGAGCAGGCGTACGGGGATGCCGGGAAGAATCCCTTCTATATAATGGATGCGCAGGACCGGCTGCTCTTCTCCACCGCAGAGACGGAGCTGCCAGCGCTGGAATATGCCGTTACTACAAGCGCTCATGAGCGGATCGGGGACAACTATTATTTCTATCAAAAAGGGGCGCAGACCGGCTTCACCTACGTCCGGGTCACCGAGGTTGCCGCCATTGCGAGCGGGCTGCGCGGCATGCGGCTGCTGCTCGCGGTTCTGCTCGCTGCTGCGGTGCTGGTCAGCCTCCTGTTCTCGCTCCTGTTCAGCTACCGGCTGAACCAGCCCCTCCAGCGCCTGATCGCCGCGTTTGACCGCAAATCGGGCAGCGCCCCCGGCAAGGTGAGCAGTGTCAAGGAGTTCGCCATTATCGGCGACCGCCTAAGCTCCATCCTGGAGAACAACCGGTTCATCCAGAACGATCTGGCGCACAAGAATTCGCTGGTCCGCCAGTATGCGTATACCCATAAGGTGAAAAACATTCCGCTGAACGCAAGTCTGAGCGAACTGGAGGATGCGCTGCATTCCGAACGGCCGTATGCCTCCATCCTGTTCAAGCTCAGCTTCACCCGCCTCCCGGAGGAGCCGGAGAAGCATACGCTGGCCTTATGGCAGCTGATTCAGCGCCTGTTCACCGGGGAGGAATCCGAGAACGTCGCTTTGCAGCCGGAGCAGGATCTGCTCTTGCTGCTGCTCTTCGATCCCGGTCCGCAGAGCGGCATACTTCAGGTGCTGGGTACACTCCAGGAGCTGCTGGCAGAGGAGCGTTCCCTCTACCTCACGATAGCGGTCAGCCCGGTGTATTCGGGGGAAACCCCGTTTACCGATGCTTACCACAACCTGTCCGAGCTGCTGAAGGAACGCAGACTGAACGGGGAGACACAGATCATCGTAGAGCCGCGGGCCTCGTCGGCCAAAACGTTTCATCTGAAGGTCACCCATGGGGAAGAGCTGCATAACCTGCTGCAGTCCGGCAGCGAAGAGGCGGTCTTCGGCTGGATAGACCGCCAACTGGAGCAACTGTCGAATAAGGATGCCGCTGCGGAGGATTTCCGGGCTTTTGCTGCGGGGGTGGCAGAACAGACAAGCAAGACCGTCATGAAGCTGAATCTGCCGGAGCTTGAAATGGGGCTGGTCGCGGCCCTGTCCGGTGAGCCGTTCGCCGCCTTCTATTCCACGCACCAGTATAGTGAATGGCTCCAGGAGCTGGTGACTCCGGTGCTTGCGGCGATCCGCAGCGGCTCGGAGACCCGGGACCCGGTCATCAGCTTCGTGCTGGAGTATCTGGAGAAGCATTACGGTGAGGATATCAATCTGAACATTGTAGCCGACAAGCTGAATCTGACCTCCGGCTATCTGTCGAGCATCTTCAAGGAGAAGACCGGCATTAACTTCAGCGAATATCTCAACACGCTGCGGATCGAACGGGCCAAGGAGCTGCTGATGAACATCGACCTGCGCATCCAGGATATCGCACTTCAGGTCGGCTATCAGAACGTGAACTCGTTCATCCGCATGTTCAAGCGTGCCTCCGGCCTGACCCCGGGTGAGTACCGCAAGCGGGCTGGCGGGGATAATCAGGAGCTGGGTTCGGTAGCGGGGGAGGAATGA
- a CDS encoding ABC transporter permease, which yields MKDPYRRQGRLLRTWNHNKTLWLLFLPCLLYYLIFRYAPMFGLVITFKDYNLFKGIWASDWVGLKYYRMFFENPDFWPLMKNTLLLGLYKLVFGFPAPVILAILLNEVRKAAFKKFVQTVSYLPHFISNVIVASMVIMFLSPTGGLINNLLGTFGIGPINFMNEPGMFRGIYVLSEIWQHIGWETIIYLAALTAIDPQLYEAADMDGASRMRKIWHVTLPGISPAIVITLILNIGKVLEIGFEKVFLMQNPAIYDTADIISTYVYRVGMEQGNFSYGASIDLFMGIISLIFIYSANYISRRVSETSLW from the coding sequence ATGAAAGATCCTTACCGGCGTCAAGGGCGTCTGCTGCGGACCTGGAACCATAACAAAACGCTATGGCTGCTGTTCCTGCCGTGCCTGCTGTACTATCTGATTTTCCGGTATGCGCCGATGTTCGGCCTCGTCATTACGTTTAAGGATTATAATCTGTTTAAAGGAATCTGGGCCAGCGACTGGGTGGGGCTGAAGTATTACCGGATGTTTTTTGAGAATCCTGACTTTTGGCCGCTGATGAAGAACACCCTGCTCCTGGGTCTGTACAAGCTGGTGTTCGGTTTCCCTGCCCCGGTGATTCTGGCCATTCTGCTGAATGAAGTCCGTAAGGCCGCGTTCAAAAAGTTCGTGCAGACGGTCAGCTATCTGCCACATTTCATCTCGAATGTCATTGTGGCGAGCATGGTGATTATGTTCCTGTCGCCGACAGGCGGCCTGATTAACAATCTGCTGGGCACGTTCGGGATTGGACCGATTAACTTCATGAATGAGCCGGGGATGTTCCGGGGGATCTATGTCCTCTCGGAGATCTGGCAGCATATCGGCTGGGAGACCATCATCTATCTGGCGGCATTAACGGCGATTGATCCCCAGCTCTATGAAGCAGCCGACATGGACGGGGCCAGCCGGATGCGCAAAATATGGCATGTCACGCTGCCCGGCATCTCACCGGCGATTGTCATCACGCTGATTCTGAATATCGGCAAGGTGCTGGAGATTGGCTTCGAGAAGGTATTCCTCATGCAGAACCCGGCGATCTACGATACGGCCGACATTATCAGCACGTACGTATACCGGGTCGGGATGGAGCAGGGGAACTTCAGCTATGGCGCTTCGATCGACCTGTTCATGGGCATCATCAGCCTGATCTTCATCTATAGCGCCAATTACATCAGCCGCCGGGTCAGCGAGACAAGTCTATGGTAG